The following proteins are co-located in the Rippkaea orientalis PCC 8801 genome:
- a CDS encoding FHA domain-containing protein, whose protein sequence is MAGQPLLSKQEHFLIIEDDKGRQQILLRKSTYTIGRSPECDIRLRSQFVSRYHAMLYRKEDSQGVSYYQIVDGDSHRKPSANGLLINGVKEPCHDLKHGDEVVFGPQVFAIYQYRQFDHPPTMPTNDPFDITLIDPSMMEYGDDTIEYE, encoded by the coding sequence ATGGCTGGCCAACCTTTACTCTCCAAACAAGAGCATTTTTTAATTATTGAGGACGACAAAGGCAGACAACAGATTCTCTTAAGAAAATCGACCTATACGATAGGTCGATCACCAGAATGTGATATCCGTCTGCGTTCTCAGTTTGTATCTCGCTACCATGCCATGTTATACCGCAAAGAAGACTCACAAGGGGTGAGTTATTATCAAATTGTCGATGGAGACAGTCACCGTAAACCCAGTGCCAACGGACTACTCATTAATGGAGTTAAAGAGCCCTGCCATGACTTAAAACATGGGGATGAAGTGGTTTTTGGACCTCAAGTCTTTGCGATCTACCAATATCGTCAATTTGATCATCCTCCGACGATGCCAACGAATGATCCTTTTGATATTACCTTAATCGATCCTTCAATGATGGAATATGGCGATGATACTATTGAATATGAGTAA
- a CDS encoding VOC family protein yields the protein MSDLGLTHIALEVTNIDKSITFYQKYASMKIVHRRVDETTQVDVAWISDLTRPFVIVLVKTPQVNSQLVPNFHLGVALKSRELVDAYCQQALAEGILIDGPNDWGSPVGYWAYLRDPDGHTLEISFGQQIQFTLEQS from the coding sequence ATGTCTGATTTAGGGTTAACTCATATTGCTTTAGAAGTAACCAATATTGATAAAAGTATTACTTTTTATCAAAAATATGCCTCAATGAAAATTGTCCATCGTCGAGTTGATGAAACAACGCAAGTTGATGTAGCTTGGATAAGTGATTTAACACGGCCTTTTGTGATTGTTTTAGTAAAAACTCCTCAAGTGAATAGCCAACTTGTGCCCAATTTTCATCTAGGGGTTGCCCTAAAAAGTCGAGAACTGGTCGATGCCTATTGCCAACAAGCCTTAGCAGAGGGAATTTTAATCGATGGTCCTAATGATTGGGGTTCTCCTGTTGGTTATTGGGCTTATTTACGTGATCCAGATGGTCATACCTTAGAAATTTCTTTTGGTCAACAGATTCAATTTACCTTAGAACAATCATAG